The following coding sequences lie in one Brettanomyces bruxellensis chromosome 6, complete sequence genomic window:
- the PMM1 gene encoding Phosphomannomutase 1 (BUSCO:EOG09263YFH) — MSSFADREFPKTLCLFDVDGTLTPARLTVSPEMEKTLADVRKKCAIGFVGGSDLKKQQEQLGDDVVDHFDFCFSENGLTAYRLGKKLPSNSFIEWLGEDKYNRLAKFMLKYLSEIDLPFRRGTFIEFRKGLVNVSPVGRNVSTEERNEYEKYDLKNKVREKMVEALRKEFPDLGLTYSIGGQISFDVFPTGWDKTYCLDLIKDEGFDTIHFFGDKAYKGGNDWEIYTDKRTIGHSVKTPEDTIKILKDLFKL, encoded by the coding sequence ATGAGCAGTTTTGCAGACAGAGAATTCCCAAAGACCTTGTGTctttttgatgttgatggTACACTTACACCAGCAAGATTAACCGTTTCTCCAGAGATGGAAAAGACCCTTGCTGACGTCAGAAAGAAATGTGCCATTGGATTTGTTGGAGGTTCcgatttgaagaagcagcAGGAGCAATTGGGAGACGATGTGGTTGATCACTTTGACTTTTGCTTCTCAGAAAACGGTCTTACTGCCTACAGACTGGGAAAAAAGCTTCCATCCAACTCATTCATCGAGTGGCTAGGAGAGGATAAATACAACAGATTGGCAAAGTTCATGTTGAAGTATTTGTCGGAGATTGATCTCCCATTCAGAAGAGGAACGTTCATCGAGTTCAGAAAGGGTTTGGTCAACGTGTCTCCAGTTGGAAGAAATGTTTCCACAGAAGAGAGAAACGAGTACGAGAAGTACGATCTTAAAAACAAGGTCAGAGAGAAGATGGTTGAGGCCCTCAGAAAGGAATTCCCAGACTTGGGCTTGACTTACTCCATCGGTGGCCAGATATCCTTTGATGTCTTCCCAACCGGATGGGATAAGACTTACTGCTTGGATCTTATCAAGGATGAAGGTTTCGACACTATCCACTTCTTTGGTGATAAGGCATACAAGGGTGGTAACGACTGGGAGATCTACACTGATAAGAGAACCATCGGT